AATACCCTTTGACAATTTCATTTACACAGACAATGGAAAAATCACAAGGCACTTACCTCTACTAGAGATGAGTTCTTTAGAGCCCTTGCTATCAACTTTACATCAGTAGTAATTTTCTTCATCCGTGTGAAAGTAGTTAACACTGAAATATCAATAtctacagggaaaaaaaacacaagagcacCAGTTAATTTCACTGGGTGgtttataaaacacatttaggaGCCCTTATGGTCTTTTGTTTTACTACCTTGCCTCCCCAGGAGTAACTGGATATGTGTACAAAGACTAAAACAAATACTACAATATAATccagaaaatttacatttacttatttagctgatgcttttctccaaagcgatttacagcgttaagctacttaaaattatttacccatttatacagctgggtaattcttactggaacaatttagggtgagtaccttgctcaagggcattacacctggaggtgggattttaacaTGCAACCTTGAGGCAGTGCCACCAGCTCTCCCTACGTATTATTATCTTTATGATGTACATTATtttactaataaaaaaatacttaaatggAATTGAAGTAGAGAAACTGATGAGTGGAGTCACAATCACTCCAGAGTAGCCCAGCAAACAGCGCTCACATCCATCTCTTGACTGCTCCACCAGCTTCCTCAGGAACCGGTCCTTGTGCATGTTCACATCTCCGAACCAGAACTCCACCTGCTTCTTGACATCAGTCAACAGCTGCTTCACTCGTGATCGCTTCTTCTTCTCGCTCTCTGTCTTCTTCCCACTGGCATCCTTAACCAAGGAGTCACCTCCCAATGGGTTCTTCTCAAGGTCACTCATCTCACCGATTGCGTGACCAAAACCAACACCTTCaactcagaggaaacaaaagcacattgaCAACAAAAATTTAGAGATTTAGACACAGATCCAGTTCAATTTATTACAGAGCGCTTCAACACAGACACGACAATATCAACAGTTTGcctgtctgataccaccaggttgctggttcgcatccctcaagtagctcctatagaagagATATTCATATATCAAATACAAGACAGTCATAGCAGATCGTGTCACTTGGTTGGAAGTGTCAGGAGATCAGAAGCAACTGTGTCTGTCTGAAAGAGaagtttgagacccttcttcaaggACGATAATCATGACCTTGCATTGAACTGCACAAAAGAATACTGAGATCTTCTACAACCTGGCTGTTATACTTCTGTTCTTGAAGGAAATATTATAAACCATAGTtattaacttgttttttttttttttttttttaagcgcgCACAGTTGAGTTGACAACTGAGTTGTAACACTCGGCATCCGGCGTATTCGCACTCCCCCCAGTCCTTAAGTTTAAGCTTTAGGACATACTTTGTgtaacattaaacaaaaaaaggactTTGTGCTTAAAAGTACGGAGCAAAGAAAGTATTTCTGGCATTTTCTCATACCGTGGAAGCTcctctgtgtttgtctgtgtgtgtgtttgctcgtGCTGGACTCTTGAGCAaggctcttcttcttcttgtgcttAAGAACGGGTATTCACACGAGCCAAATAGCtacgatttaaaaaaaaaaaaaaaaaagtatacagtTCTATACTAAAATCTATATCTTGTGCTATTAAAATTTActctgtgcgcgcgcgcgatgAATGTGAATTACTAGAATTAACCGTGTGCGCGCTACACTCATCTCGCCTGTACGTCGCATCGTGATGACGTCACTAGGCGGGATCGCGTTTAAAAGATAAGAACGgccatttaaaatgtattttaatttagaaTTCTCTTTTAATTTATATGAATAGATAATATACCCTGTTTATAGCTAGATGTTATTTTACTCGTGTTTTCGGTTTACTGGAGTATAAAACTGACTTCTTGTATCATATCAATATGACAAAAAACCATGGCATGGCTGGAAATGtgtgcttatttttattatataataagtTGGGtttcggagggattgaggagatcctcaaagtactctttccaccgcccgaggacatcctcagctgaggtcagcaacgcaccacttccactgtaaacagtgtttgtggaacaccgcttcccccctctgagtcgccggacggtttgccagaatctctttgaggccaaccgaaagtcttcctccatggcctcaccgaactcctcccaagcccgagtttttgccgcggcgactgccagagccgcgctccatttggcccgtcggtacccgtcagctgcttcaggagtcccatgagccagccgggcggtggaaggagtactttgaggatctccttaatccctccaacacgccttccgtagaggaagctgaggctgaggactcggagggggactcgtccattaccctggctgaagttgctgaggtagtcaaaaaactcctcggtggcaaggctctgggggtggatgagatccgccccgagtttctcaagtttctggatgttgtggggctgtcttggctgacacgcctctgcagcatcgcgtggagttcgggaacggtgcctctggactggcagaccggggtggtggtccctctttttaagaaggggggacaggagattgtgttccaactatagggggatcacactccttagcctccctgggaaagtctatgccggggtactggagaggagaattcgactgatagtcgaaccttggattcaggaggagcaatgcggttttcgccctggccgtggaacactgaaCCAGCTCTATatcctcactagggtgctggagggttcgtgggagtttgcccaaccagtccatatgtgttttgtggacctggagaaggcattcgaccgtgtccctcgtggcatgctgtgggaggtgcttcgggattatggggttcggggcttgctgttacaggctgttcgttccctgtatgaccggagcaggagcttggttcacattgctggcagtaagtcagacctgttcccggtgcatgttggactccgccagggctgccctttgtcaccgattctgttcattatcttcatggacagaatttctaggcgcagccagggaacggagggtgtctgttttggtggccgcgagatctcgtctctgctttttgcggacgatgtggtcctgctggcttcatcgagtcaagacttgcagcgtgcactggggaggtttgcagccaagtgcgaagcggcggggatgagaatcagcacctccaaatccgaggccatggttctcagtcggaaaaaggtggattgcccctccgggttaggggggagttgctccctcaagtggaggagtttaagtatctcggggtcttgttcacgagtgagggaaaaatggagcggcaggttgacagacggatcggtgcggcgtccgcagtaatgcggtcgttgtaccagtctgttgtggtgaagagggagctgagtcgtaaggcgaagctctcaatttaccggtcgatctacgttcctaccctcacctatggtcatgaactctggatcatgaccgaaagaatgagatcgcggatacaagcggcagaaatgagtttcctccgcagagtggctgggcgcacccttagggatagggtgaggagctcagtcacccgggaggagctcggagtagagccgctgctcctccgcatcgagaggagccagttgaggtggctcgggtatctgttccggatgcctcctggacgcctccctggggaggtgttccgggcttgtcccactgggaggaggcctcggggcagacccaggacacgtcggagagactatgtctcccggctggcctgggaacgccttggggtttccccagaggaactggaggaggtgtgcggggagagggaagtctggaggactctgctcggactgctgcccccgcgacccggccccggatagcggaggaagatgaatgaatgaatgaataaaagttgggtttcagactgaaaaagaaatacacCGACTCATGAAGACTGATATAATCCTTTAATACCAGACcagtataaaataaataggTCATAAAAACATTCAACAAGAAATATGAACtaataattcaataaatattaaaattaacagaaataaaggagcattaaacaaaaaacactgaaaaaaacatttttgttttataaacatatacattCTGGATTAAGTGAACATGGCCCTAGTTAACTGTTCTTGCTTTGATAGCATTATCAGGTCAAATATCAACCTAGGTGTAGGCCTAATcctgttattgttattgaaaTGGTGTTGAAATATTTATGGAGAGGAACAGGTGCGTGCAGTTCGGCAGAATTTGTCTCCTAGCAAACCTGAGGCCCATTTGGGGGAAAGGGTGCCCTACAGCACTGATAATATTGATAATATTGCTCATACAGAAGAGGCCCCTAGTCTACAAAGTGACCGGTCCAGTTCTGTCTGGTGGAACATAAGACACAAGTCCTCCAGTTCTCCACTGCAACATTACGCCCCGTTTCTAGATAGCTGGCTTATTCACTGCATCTGCACTTCAGTGTCGGAAGGGATCACCATAGCCATCAGTTCACTCAATTATTTGCTTGAATGCAGGTAAACACgggaaaagctgaaaaacaggAGGGCCTGCATAACGTGAACCTGTGAAGAGGGAACTGATCCATGTTCGCTGTGTAAGTGCATGGTGACTCAATTGATGGATTGTGTCAATGTGTAAAGCAGTCACTCCATAGCACTGAATAAACTGAACACGAAGAGGTAGGATGTTTGCCATTTTGTAGTGAAGCttgataaaagaaaaacactctgCTTTGCAACAGTCATTGTTCAGGGGTTTATAACTAAATGCAAGGCACAACTGACCACAGGGCTAGCCATTGGTATGAtgacaataaacaataatacGAGGCACTTACCTCTACTACAGATGAATTCTTTAGAGCCCAAGATACGTTATCATGAAATGCAGAACTTCACCACCTACAGAGCAGGTTGTAACGGACTGAAACAGACCATGATATTGCTCATGATATTGCTTAAATGCCAGGCATCTGAAGGTGATGCTTAGTTTTCATGAGGATCAGGTCTTTTGTCGGCATTTAGAGACAAAGTGCAGCCAGTAACTACATGAAATGCAATACAGGAATTCATTTCCGTTTTTCTGAACAAttttcaggggggtgcggtggcgcagtgggttggaccgggtcctgctttccggcggctctggggtttgaatcccacttggggtgccttgtggcagactggcgtcccgtcctgggtgcgtcccctccccctccagcctttcgccctgagttaccaggttaggctccggttccctgcgaccccgtatgggacaagcggttcagaaaatgtgtgtgaacaaCTTCCATGTTGTTTTACCCTTTTGGCTAGTGAAAAACACGTATGTCAGGAATccaacattttctgaaacttctCCAACTTGCATCTCACATCTTCGTCAGTATTACTGTCTATCCGGGTCTTGATCAGTTGTATGAGCTCGCAGCAGAAGGTCCGCACCCACTGTATTTCTACCTGATGGACAGATATGTTGCACACCTTGTACAGGATGGCCACCAGCTTCTCGTCCGTTGCGACCTCACACCTGTCAAGCACCCACCTTCCCCACTCCTCCCACATGCTGTCCTCGGTGAATGCCACTACAAAGCATGTCCTGGGGTATGTTATGTTGAGCGCTTCTATTTCCTCTTCACTTACATTGTTCCAAACAGCACTGCAAAGAATAGAGAATAAAGCAAAACCAAGTGACCTTTACCTCCTTCTGTTGGTTCAATAAGACATTTCATACTTCATAGGATTTTTGATGACATTTGTCATCTGCCAGCTGGACAACAGAAAAGCAAGAGGATATCTGAATCATACAGAAAATGGCTGGGGTTACAATACTCACACTACTTTGTGGAGAGATGATGGCAAAGTAAAATCCATAAATGCTGACAGGCCTTGGTAGGTTATTTTGTTCCCTTCCATCctatgaatataaaataatggcgtaaacacatacatacagcacagcaaaaatcacatttctgaaAAGACTTCAAATGAACATCTGTCACCAAGAAGAATAACACATTAGTCTGGTATAAAAATCAAAGATTAATTACAGCATAATAAGGTCAATAAGCTAAAGAACTTTACAGCATaaccaaagagaaaatgaaaagttaGTTAAATATGTCCTTTAACTGGCTACATGTATGTTTTAGTTTTTCTCTGGTGCACATGACACAGGAAGTCTGCAGCATGATCTCTAATGTTACATAAAGAGGAACTGAATTCTGGCTGCTTGttaaactgaaatgtcactCCTTCCAGAGGATGATCTCACCAGAGAGAAAAACTCTCATATTAAACAATACAATCTATCTTAGTTTCTCCCACTtgagcaacatttacattatttttaaaacatgagaTGCATgtgatggtggtgcagtgggcttggcctggtcctgctatgtggtaggtctgggttaggctccggtttcagacagtgtgtgtgtgagagatgcaCGTATATTTAGTGCAGAGccataaaaagtttaaaataaggGTCgcaatataatttatattaatctTCTGCAATGAAACGAATATTTTCCATGTGAAACCTACAAGTGTAAATATCTttaacaaactaaaaaaaactgcattatagACATTAGAACATACTTACCAGATCTCTCGTagtgtttggtttgttttcaaAGCTTCTAGAAGAATAAGCAGTTCCTCATCACCAATGTTAGTCCAGCCTAAGCTGGTTTGAGTAAATGTTAATAACAccataaacatatacatataatttaaaatattaaatatattatgaaAGACAGAacttaacataaaaataatgcatataGATAAGTAACAAAGCAAACAAGACAAGGACTTTTTCCCATTACATTTGGTCTCCCTAGTATGGTGTCCTTACCCAAGGTTCAGCAAAGTGTTGGTAGATTGCAAAATCTCAGCAAGCACTTGAACAGCATCGGTGTCGAGATTGTTTTCTCCAATCCTAAATTGTAAAGTACAGTGATGATGACATTCCAACTTGCATGTACACTTTTACCTTTAGTAGTTTTATTAAAAGGATTAGATTTATACCGTCTGGCCGGTCTCCTGGAGATTTGGCAGCCAGCAGGTAAACTCACCAGAGGTTGTGGCACTTGCGCAGGGATGGCAACAAGTCCCTCAGAAACTCTGAGCTGATGTTGGTCCCCGTGAGATCCAGCTCAGTTATGTTACTGTCCATGAGGTTCAGGAAGTACTTCATCACTGTGAAGTCCATTGGGGAGAGAGCGTCGTTGCTGACGTTGATGCGCAACACCTTAGGGTGGACCTGCTGGGCCAAGGAGCTGTCCTGCTGCTCGAAGAAACAGTGAAGCTGATTGAGGATATGGACTCCTTTCTCGCATCGACTCCAGATGTTTTTCAGCAGTCCGGAAAGGTAcccctctgctctgctgttccTCCCCAGCTGCAGATGGCGTGATAGAAGGCTTTGGTTCCGCTCAGCAAGCAGCCCAGAGAGAAACCTCTGGAATAGGTCCAGGTACCCTGTACTCAGCTCGTGACTGGAGCCAGCCTTGCTTTCCAGGATATCCAGCGATATCTGGTCACCCAGTGCATAGTAGAGGGCTGCGAAAAACTCCTGCACAGtaaagtgtgtgaatgagtagACATCCTCCGTGCAGCCCTGCTCCTGGACTGATGTCTTGTCCAGGAAGGTGCTGACCACACTGCTGCTAGCCAGTTGGTGGAACTCAGCGCTTTGTCCGTAGAAGAGGGTCTCATGACTCAGGAGCTTTTCGTAGGCCAGCTTCCCCAGGCCAAGGACAATATCAGACAACTTCTCTTGAGTCTCTATCTCAGCACCGGTCTTGAGTGGTTCCAGCCTGCTTTGAGTGTGAGACCTGAGTAGGGCCACCAGGTACTGGCTGTAGACATCCGTCATGGTTCTGGGGGTCTGGCTGGAGAAGCCATCACTGCTGCTCAGGATGCTGCACATGATGTAGCAGAATGCAGGTATGTAGCACAGGGTGAGCATCAGACTGTTTGTCTCGACGCAGCGAAACATCCTCTCTGCCAGGGCTGGCTCCACGAAGTATCGTATGAAAAAGTCCCGGATTTCGGCCAGGGAGAAGCCGGTGATAATGACAAAGGAGTCAATGCAGTTGATGGGGATATGGCTGATGGCTGTGGGTCGGCTGGTGATCAGGACGGAAGCCTCCGGAAGGAGCTCACCCTGCATCAGGCTAGAGATCACCTGCACAACCTCGGCCTCCTGATCTGGCTCCGTGACAAACTCCTCGACCTCGCACTCCTTGTAGTGTCTGAACTCATCGAATCCGTCGAGAACAATCAGCAACTTGTCGTCCCTGGAGAGGATAGCATCTATTTCCCGGGCGAGGTGTCCGTTCTTTCGCAGTAGCAGCTCTCGAAGGCTGATAGGCCGGTCGATCAAATTAAGGTCCCTAAAGGTCAACTGTATCACAAAGTCGAAGGTCTGATGTGCTTGGTTGCTCCCAAAGTCACTGAGGATTTTCTGCACCAGCACTGTTTTACCAATGCCAGCCACTCCGGTGACCAGAACCTTCTTGGGGGGTTGACTTCCCATAAACAGCTGCGCTGGCTTGATCATTCTCTGCTCCACTTCTTTGCGCTGCAGCGAAATCCTCTGTTGCCCAAAGGCCAGAAACTCATGCTTTTTGACTTCCAGGCTGTGATGCCCTTTCACAATTAGAAGATTGACATAATGTTCAGAGAAGCGGATTTTCTCTCCATGGCGAGTATTATAACAGTGCATACACTCGCTTCGCCGTTTCAGAGTCTGTTTGTGCTTTTGTATCGCTTTGAGGTATTCTTGGGGTGGAACAGAGAAAGTTGAGTTAGGTAGGTTTACacaatgaatgaagaaaaatcaaTTTATCTTTCATCAggatatgtttatatatacacacacacacacacacacacacacacacacacattttcagaaccgcttgtcccatacggggtcacggggaaccggagcctacccggtaacacagggcgtaagaccggaggaggaggggacacacccagaacgggacgccagtctgtcacaaggcaccccaagcaggacttgaaccccagacccaccggagagcaggaccatggtccaacccactgcgccaccgcaccccctatcatgtttatataataaatgaaaaatgataaatccatccatccgtccagtTACAgtattcattcatccatttttaggGTCATAATGATATACTGTAAAGCCTTTCAACCACCCTGAAAAGATGACTTCTCTATCAAAgcgttctcacacacacacacacacacacgcacacagggaCTGGGTTGCATTCtaacctgtaacctttgaccTGTGAAGCAACACACCTCTGTCTGGTTCTTTAACatacaagaaaaatgaaacactaTATAGGCATCCCTTcctacttttctttttaattgatcaggTATCCACAGGACAAGCAATTAACCAAGTAGGGATAGactgagcgcacacacacacacacacacacacacacacacacactgtctgaaagctCTTGTCCTAaaattttttctaaatttgtgCAGTTGCAAAATTATGCACAAACACCCAAAAAACCAGCAGCTCAACTTTTCCTGCTGATGGGCTTTGCTGTCTCCATAATCATTCAAGTGAATAACACACCCTATATAATTGAGAGACACTCGTGTGGAATTTTACAAACTTTCCATAATGCCCCACGATCTTAAGCAATACTCTCACATTCCTAACACACCACTTAACGGAGCGATCTGGAAGGAGACCCgacaactacagtacattactgcactacCGCCTCACTTGCACAATGCataactttgtgttttttacccgttttttactgatttttttgttctgtatacGGAAAGCTGTGTATCAAAAGCCCTTACACAGAAATTCTGGACAAAAGGAGttcataaatcaagggatgtctgtatttattaaataggtaaacagtaaatactgtgttgtaaaaaaagaaaatttaacttgtatttgaatgtatttttttacatttaaaaaataaatgaagctcAACTAAGCATCCCTtggtttttgctgttttaaactCACACTGTAAATGGTTTCCCATAATTAATGTTTGGTCATTAGATGGAAACGTAAAGCTGGATTCCTTACCAGCCGACTGGGTCTGGTTGACTGACTGCACTCCATCCTCTCTTCTGGTTTCCTGCAGATGACTGCACATGAGTAGAAACTCCAGGGCCACTTCTTCCCCCTTACAGGACAGGATGTCCAATGTTTTTCGCACCCTGGCACGGGGGCCCCGCTCATAGACCACCTCCTCGCAGTCATCTCTGGTGAAGACCCTCTTgaggagcagctgctccagcaAAGAGCCAATATGATCCTCTAACTGGTCCACCAGCGCCACTCGCCTCACTCTCAGTTCCCTGAGTGCCACAAGGCCGGGCTCCAGTGCCATCATGGATAGGATCCTGTGATTCAGCTCCAGGCCCATCTATCGTCGGGTGCTCTCGGGAGAGCCATCGCAGCCACGGCAGATCATCAGACCATCAGCTCTGCATCTGCGTGATGTGTTTATCATTCCTCAAATAACTAAACTTCCACGGCTGAGTCACATCTGCTACATTCGGGTGCGATTGCAACACCCCCATGGCGTATGAAGGCACCCCAGCGTCTTTCAGCCACAGGAAACCAGATCAGTTGCAAAATCTTAgataaaaagcagaaacatgGATTTATGATGTACAGTTTATTGTTAAAGACAA
Above is a genomic segment from Scleropages formosus chromosome 5, fSclFor1.1, whole genome shotgun sequence containing:
- the LOC108938827 gene encoding NACHT, LRR and PYD domains-containing protein 3-like, with the protein product MGLELNHRILSMMALEPGLVALRELRVRRVALVDQLEDHIGSLLEQLLLKRVFTRDDCEEVVYERGPRARVRKTLDILSCKGEEVALEFLLMCSHLQETRREDGVQSVNQTQSAEYLKAIQKHKQTLKRRSECMHCYNTRHGEKIRFSEHYVNLLIVKGHHSLEVKKHEFLAFGQQRISLQRKEVEQRMIKPAQLFMGSQPPKKVLVTGVAGIGKTVLVQKILSDFGSNQAHQTFDFVIQLTFRDLNLIDRPISLRELLLRKNGHLAREIDAILSRDDKLLIVLDGFDEFRHYKECEVEEFVTEPDQEAEVVQVISSLMQGELLPEASVLITSRPTAISHIPINCIDSFVIITGFSLAEIRDFFIRYFVEPALAERMFRCVETNSLMLTLCYIPAFCYIMCSILSSSDGFSSQTPRTMTDVYSQYLVALLRSHTQSRLEPLKTGAEIETQEKLSDIVLGLGKLAYEKLLSHETLFYGQSAEFHQLASSSVVSTFLDKTSVQEQGCTEDVYSFTHFTVQEFFAALYYALGDQISLDILESKAGSSHELSTGYLDLFQRFLSGLLAERNQSLLSRHLQLGRNSRAEGYLSGLLKNIWSRCEKGVHILNQLHCFFEQQDSSLAQQVHPKVLRINVSNDALSPMDFTVMKYFLNLMDSNITELDLTGTNISSEFLRDLLPSLRKCHNLWIGENNLDTDAVQVLAEILQSTNTLLNLGLGWTNIGDEELLILLEALKTNQTLREIWMEGNKITYQGLSAFMDFTLPSSLHKVVAVWNNVSEEEIEALNITYPRTCFVVAFTEDSMWEEWGRWVLDRCEVATDEKLVAILYKVCNISVHQVEIQWVRTFCCELIQLIKTRIDSNTDEDVRCKLEKFQKMLDS